Proteins encoded in a region of the Neodiprion lecontei isolate iyNeoLeco1 chromosome 5, iyNeoLeco1.1, whole genome shotgun sequence genome:
- the LOC107217311 gene encoding uncharacterized protein KIAA2013 homolog has protein sequence MRGGGMFDTHDFAKRIRRFIDGNHSYRKLLILLVICGALLLYLGPSVAQWLFASSQRPIEAFEDQCINERLASAFFDAAEYNAIISPSSDDHSYLPYVGNGVFGIPVTPEAWLYIKHGRTLSLRVPWQPILTHPNSDNTPSREATVTHLTTGIVHRYQCFREGYHVEFQYYAHRSLDRIFVQEIKIANPLAVSQEVPLKPQTSMHWRDSGTEAVQVQVEGLPNYEYTSTSGFVSLPGSDKIVAVAVVYRSPPKTFHVTARSFMKLQFLTSVHYSEPVSSDSYIARKQLLQVSQKKALEGMKRALVQQQQGLKEEHTLVWQSYWHAGIRISNSKAKGAINGHKINSTMYYVLSQVPAGIPDVEKDVANNEGCYRGHHTLDAPRLWQDTSTIEGVNDIVGAWLVTLEKQGCHHLMVGGPAAVQQAIVLSLGSLRFSNQHLEFNIDPQYLHRDYFFRRISYGNVTHLNISVMVGEDNRAVLGVALDRSDTVYYGCDAGCLDSPVPLSQSWTNFPVKLTKPLTAILYITSDQQHMQDLRKALHVHEVDEAPAHDHHVMALHKHGHRLGGLPTLFWISICFLIVVFHLFLCKLIISEYCDHQDRQRTRYGKP, from the exons ATGAGGGGTGGAGGAATGTTCGATACCCACGACTTTGCCAAACGTATAAGGCGATTCATTGATGGCAATCACTCATATCGCAAGCTCCTCATATTGTTGGTCATTTGTGGAGCGCTGCTGCTCTACCTTGGACCTTCCGTTGCTCAGTGGTTGTTTGCCAGTAGCCAAAGACCGATCGAAG CATTTGAAGATCAATGCATCAACGAAAGACTCGCTAGTGCATTTTTTGATGCCGCTGAATACAATGCTATCATCTCACCTTCTTCCGACGATCATTCTTATTTGCCTTATGTTGGAAATGGAGTTTTCGGTATTCCCGTGACTCCTGAAGCTTGGCTCTATATAAAACATGGAAGAACGCTATCTCTGAGGGTTCCTTGGCAGCCGATATTAACACATCCAAATTCCGACAACACTCCTTCTCGGGAAGCCACTGTTACGCATTTAACCACCGGGATAGTTCATAGATATCAATGTTTTCGTGAAGGGTATcacgttgaatttcagtattATGCTCACAGAAGCCTCGATAGGATTTTTGTTCAAGAAATCAAGATAGCCAATCCCCTCGCAGTTTCTCAAGAAGTTCCGCTCAAGCCTCAAACATCAATGCATTGGAGGGACTCAGGCACCGAGGCAGTACA aGTTCAAGTTGAAGGACTCCCCAACTACGAGTACACTTCAACCTCAGGATTCGTTTCTTTGCCAGGTTCTGACAAGATTGTGGCCGTCGCTGTGGTGTATCGTTCACCGCCAAAAACATTCCATGTTACAGCGCGGAGTTTTATGAAGCTGCAATTTCTTACTAGCGTCCATTACAGTGAACCTGTATCATCAGATTCATATATCGCAaggaaacaattgttgcaagTGTCACAAAAAAAGGCATTGGAG GGTATGAAAAGAGCTCTTGTGCAACAACAACAAGGATTGAAGGAGGAACATACGTTAGTTTGGCAGAGTTACTGGCATGCAGGCATCAGAATCAGCAATTCGAAAGCTAAAGGTGCGATAAACGGGCACAAAATCAACTCCACAATGTACTACGTATTGTCTCAAGTTCCCGCGGGTATACCAGATGTCGAAAAAGATGTCGCGAACAACGAGGGTTGCTACCGAGGTCATCACACTCT AGACGCCCCACGACTCTGGCAAGACACATCAACAATTGAGGGTGTTAACGACATTGTTGGAGCATGGCTGGTTACCTTGGAAAAGCAGGGATGTCACCATCTGATGGTTGGTGGACCGGCAGCTGTTCAACAAGCGATTGTTCTCAGTTTAGGATCCTTGAGGTTCAGCAACCAGCACTTGGAGTTTAATATAGACCCACAGTACTTACATCGCGACTACTTCTTCAG GCGCATAAGTTATGGCAACGTAACTCACTTAAACATCTCAGTAATGGTGGGCGAAGATAATCGCGCGGTTCTGGGTGTTGCACTTGATCGCAGCGATACTGTTTATTATGGATGCGATGCTGGCTGCTTAGACTCTCCAGTACCACTGAGTCAATCCTGGACTAACTTCCCAGTGAAGCTAACGAAACCGTTGACAGCAATATTGTACATAACGTCCGATCAACAGCACATGCAAGACTTGCGTAAAGCTCTGCACGTCCACGAGGTTGATGAGG CACCGGCGCACGATCATCACGTGATGGCGTTGCACAAGCACGGCCATCGTTTGGGGGGTCTGCCAACTTTATTTTGGATCAGTATTTGCTTCCTGATTGTCGTGTTCCACTTATTTTTGTGCAAACTTATCATCAGCGAGTACTGCGACCATCAGGACCGTCAAAGAACACGTTACGGCAAACCCTGA
- the LOC107217304 gene encoding sodium- and chloride-dependent GABA transporter 1, whose protein sequence is MTDALRDPELAADSVSAEDARASLNVACQSKSKDKALPERGTWSTKLDFILSVVGLAIGLGNVWRFPYLCYKNGGGAFLIPYFLTLILAGIPMFFMELALGQMLTIGGLGVFKIAPLFKGIGYAAAVMSCWMNVYYIVILAWAIFYFFMSMRSDVPWRTCNNYWNTKNCVNPYDRSGILCWNQHTSKGVIKVCSLNQFNVSATDLTDPVKEFWERRALQISDGVEHMGSIRWELAGTLLLVWILCYFCIWKGVKWTGKVVYFTSLFPYVLLTILLIRGITLPGAMEGIRFYISPNLSKLRESEVWIDAVTQIFFSYGLGLGTLVALGSYNKFTNDVYKDALIVCSVNSSTSMFAGFVIFSVVGFMAHEQQKPVAEVAASGPGLAFLAYPSAVLQLPGAPLWSCLFFFMLLLIGLDSQFCTMEGFITAMVDEWPQLLRRRKEIFIAVVCGLSYLVGLSCISQGGMYVFQILDSYAVSGFCLLFLIFFECISISWAFGVNRFYDGLRDMIGYYPLAWWKLCWTVTTPMICIGVFIFNLVQWTPVKYLEYEYPWWSHVLGWITALSSMLCIPGYMIYAWVTTPGDYNTKFKLLVRIEDDVGSLRVKMGQPGVELSTL, encoded by the exons ATGACTGATGCCTTGAGAGATCCAGAGTTGGCTGCAGACTCGGTGAGCGCCGAGGATGCCAGAGCATCACTGAACGTGGCTTGTCAATCAAAATCGAAAGACAAAGCACTCCCCGAGAGAGGTACCTGGAGTACGAAACTGGACTTCATCCTGAGCGTG GTCGGACTTGCCATTGGACTCGGTAATGTGTGGAGATTTCCGTACTTGTGTTACAAAAATGGGGGTGGTGCCTTCCTCATACCGTACTTTTTGACGCTGATTCTTGCTGGTATCCCGATGTTCTTTATGGAGCTGGCCCTTGGGCAGATGTTGACCATAGGTGGTCTTGGGGTCTTTAAAATCGCTCCCCTCTTCAAGGGAATCGGCTACGCTGCGGCGGTAATGTCCTGCTGGATGAACGTCTACTACATTGTTATTCTGGCATGGGCCATCTTCTACTTCTTCATGTCAATGAGAAGCG ATGTTCCATGGCGAACCTGCAACAATTACTGGAACACGAAAAACTGCGTTAACCCTTACGATAGAAGTGGGATTCTTTGCTGGAATCAACACACCAGCAAAGGTGTTATCAAGGTCTGCTCTCTGAACCAGTTCAACGTCAGCGCGACAGATCTCACCGACCCCGTGAAAGAATTTTGGGA GCGACGGGCACTTCAGATCAGTGACGGAGTAGAACACATGGGAAGCATACGCTGGGAATTGGCGGGAACTCTTCTATTGGTTTGGATTCTCTGTTACTTTTGCATTTGGAAGGGTGTAAAGTGGACTGGAAAAGTTGTATACTTCACCTCCTTGTTCCCTTATGTTCTTTTAACTATTCTACTAATTCGTGGGATCACTCTGCCCGGTGCCATGGAAGGAATCCGGTTCTACATCAGCCCAAATCTTTCCAAGCTCCGGGAATCCGAa GTATGGATCGACGCTGTAACACAAATATTCTTCTCTTACGGTCTCGGCCTGGGTACCCTGGTTGCCTTGGGCAGCTACAATAAGTTTACGAACGATGTGTATAAGGATGCTTTGATAGTCTGCTCGGTGAATTCTTCAACGAGCATGTTTGCCGGTTTCGTAATCTTCTCTGTAGTTGGATTCATGGCACACGAACAGCAGAAACCAGTTGCCGAAGTTGCAGCATCCGGACCCGGACTCGCCTTTTTAGCATATCCCTCGGCAGTTCTTCAGCTGCCAGGAGCCCCACTGTGGTCTtgcctcttcttcttcatGCTTCTTCTCATTGGCCTCGACTCGCAGTTTTGTACAATGGAAGGTTTCATAACGGCGATG GTTGATGAGTGGCCACAGCTGTTGAGGCGACGCAAGGAAATCTTCATTGCTGTTGTATGCGGGTTGTCATATTTGGTTGGTTTGTCATGCATCTCGCAAGGTGGCATGTACGTTTTCCAAATCCTCGACTCTTATGCCGTATCCGGTTTTTGTCTGCTTTTTCTGATATTCTTCGAGTGCATCTCAATCAGCTGGGCATTTGGTGTAAACCGCTTTTACGATGGATTGCGTGATATGATCGGCTACTACCCACTTGCCTGGTGGAAGCTATGCTGGACTGTCACAACGCCAATGATCTGCATC GGTGTATTCATCTTCAATCTCGTGCAATGGACACCGGTAAAGTATCTGGAATACGAATATCCATGGTGGTCTCACGTCCTCGGCTGGATAACGGCCTTGTCATCAATGCTGTGTATACCCGGGTACATGATTTACGCGTGGGTGACGACACCTGGAGATTACAACACG